A region of the Phaseolus vulgaris cultivar G19833 chromosome 11, P. vulgaris v2.0, whole genome shotgun sequence genome:
tccatcaatccgtaacagaattaggcttccggattcagcaatccaaaaatcaataatttatgcaaaaattgCTTCTGGAACACCTCCTCATtcggaaaaaaaatattcagttccggattgatgaatctATAGCACACTCTCAGATCCCTATTTCGGGTAACCACGGTGtccttttttaaataaaagattaagGCCAATTTCGAGAATTAGaaaattgtggggtgcaggaagaaaaatgtagcgGTGCAGGAAGCCGAAAATGTGGTTCGGCCCATAATCTCATGGCAATGAGTAGTTAGCAATTGCTTTATGCACTTCGATTTTGTTTTTACACCTTtagtaattgatatttttttcttaatttttttcacacttttttcggaaaacattttctaaaatatgttaaaaaagcTGTGTACTACAAATTTCAAAagcattataaaaataaagctTAAAATAAGAATTCTAAAAGATATTCTAAATTACATATTCTAGAATTGATTCTTCCCTTTGTAATACAACTTTTCATTATAGAATAAGTTTTctatagtaatttaaaataaattataagtataatttaaaatatattatgaaatattcattaagaaaacataaaattaaaactttcCGCAATGCATTAGATCAGATAAGAGTGCGTATAtgaaatttttaagaaaatattttttttatatgaatttaatgatttataataaaatatattattaggataagaattttaaaaaattgatgttgtaaaaatttattataattatttaaaattaaagaattttaaatttcactttaaaaatgaaagaatttaaattttgtacactatcaaatttatctatttttcatctctttttttaattttggtcAAAAAGTCAATTTGACTTAAAACTAAAACTTTGATGACTTGTTCAAAGTTTGAGTGTCATGATTTAAACATGTCTTTGGAAAAATGTTTACAAAGATTTCTTTCCTATTAAAGTTAATCATGTTTATCTTTTAACATGACATCATCCATGTTATCcatgttatttttttgttaatgtaTTCCAACTAATGTTAGTTAGGATTTTCTTgatcaatgttaatttttttttatgtcacacattttttaaatttatttcaattaagtttattctaaaataatattaaaactttttttcaaccaatattaattaaaattattttttagacaATGTAAATCAAGTTTActttttaatcaatattttaaattttctgtcTAATAGGAAcattactttttaattatattttgttattgatgttaataagaattattttttatgtatattattAAGAATTATTTTGACATATGTGAACTAGATATTTGCAATTAACATctataagaattattttttgatTGATGTTTGtcaatagttattttttttataatcaaaaCCACCGACAttgttatttattaattaattactacAGTTTATTTTCTAATGTTGACTAAAAaccttaaaataatattaactaaactTTCTTTTGTCAATGTTAGCAATGAGTTTTTAGTCAACATCGAGGAAAAAGTAAGAAGAAAACCCattcaataatattataaaaataaccctaattattattaatataaataattgattgATATATTGAAAATAATCTGAATCGAACCCATAAATGGAAGGTACAATTTTGTCAACCTATAtctaaagaaaataattgaGAATGCTCAAAAAAAGTATTTGAAAAGGTTTTTGCATAAAGTATTTGAGAAGATTTTAAGCTTTATGTTTTCcaaataaacatttaaaatttatttaaaaaacattaaaattcaaatataaaattgatcatagaatattttgaaataattaaaaactaattttgaattAGACATTCTAAAATTCATTTCCAAATCCATTTTAAAACATCTTTAGTGAAAATGCTTCGTAAATGTGAACAATGTTGTTTTTTCTTGTTCGTTTTCACCTCCTCATGTTCATACAGTGTTCTTGTTTAGGGTAATGTAAATGATGATCTTGTATAGTTTTAAGCCATAGTACATATTTTTCaaagttttcaaatatttttttagtgattgTCGTGTTAGAAGTTCTCTTATAATTTGTGTCAATGACTTTCAGCATTTGGCTAGAAGCAATGTATTCACTTTTTGACTAATAGGGATATATGAACACGATCGATGCAGAAACATGAAAACTACATAGGATGTGGTAAACAAAGAAAACTACATTTCAAATGGTATATCTGGATATGTGTGGACATAATTGCTTTTCAACTCAGATATTTCTATACCTTAAGAATTTGTGTGCAGTGAGTGGAGTTGTAAATATAAATCATGTTGACAGAAACTGCAAGTTTTTATTTCATCTTCTGAGAGAATAACTTAAGAAAGTCCATATATGCATGCACCATGGTTTCTAACTGTGAGATCAATGTGCTTTGGTTTCTTGTTATGTTTGAGTTTCAGTTGTTTGAGTTATACACAGGCACAAACACCCATTTACCAGGGAAGTTACTGCCAAAACAGCACCCAAGAATCTCTCACCACTGCATACCAAACCAATCTTGAGAGAATCCTCTCATGGATGTCCTCAGATGCAGCCACAAGCAAAGGTTACAACTACACCAGCATAGGAAACAGCTCCACTGTGTATGGCCTCTACAATTGCCGTGGTAATGTGGTTGGATACTTTTGTCAATTCTGTGTCTCTAATGCTGCCAGAGAAGTTCGTCAGCACTGCCCCAATAGGGTGTCTGCTACAGTGATGTATGATTTCTGCATTCTGAGGTACTCAAATGAGAACTTCTTTGGGAAAATTCTTACATACCCAACATGGCATGCTGTTGGAACAAAAAACATTTACAACAAGGAAGAGACTAAGAAAGGTGAGGATTTTATGAGAGGCTTGATCAGAAAAGCAACTGTGGAGACCAACAAGTTGTACTACATGGATGGCTTCAATTTGAGTTTCACACAAGAAAGGTATGGCTTCGTGCAATGCAGTAGAGATCTCACAAATGGTGGGTGCAGAGAGTGTTTGGAGGCCATGTTAGCAGAAGTTCCCAAATTTTATGAGCAAAAATTAGGATGGTCCATTTGGTCTGGAACTTGTATGATAAAGTATGATGACTATATGTTCTACCTTCCTGAAACAGGTGAATCTGAATATGATAATAGtacttttggattttttttttatttctagtttaaaaaattgttttttttatgttgtggCAGATAAAGATGGAGTTAACAAGAGGTCAAAAATCTTGATCATCAGCTTCTCTGTGATGGGGTCAATAACTCTACTATGTTTGGGTGTATATTTCTTTTGGAACAGAAGAAGAGGTAGAAAAGATAATTTCCTGCAATCACAAATGCCATAATTTGTGTTATAGCTTATTTCTCCTACTCATATATGGCTATTGTAGATGGGATTCGGCTATCATCATTTCATAAAATTCAAACTGAGGAAACATTGAACACTGACCTGCCTATAATCCCATTAATCACAGTTCTGCAGAGTACTGATAACTTTTCAGAAGCATCTAAATTGGGGGAAGGTGGATTTGGCTCCGTTTACAAGGTTTTCATTGTTTgaatttatgaaatatattcTTTATTGCTTCCATCTTTCTATATGATATTTTTATCCCAAACTTTTATCAGGGAATTCTACCTGATGGAAGACAAATAGCAGTCAAAAGGCTGTCAAAATTTTCTGGACAAGGCTCAGAGGAGTTCAATAATGAAGTAATGTCTATAGCTAAATTGCAACATCGCAACCTTGTAAGACTCTTTGGATGCTGCTTGGAGGAAAATGAAAAGATACTTGTATACGAGTATATGCCAAACGCAAGTCTGTACTTTCACCTGTTTGGTATGTTTTCAGACTGCTTCAATGCTTCATTGCAAATACATAGCATTTGGTTTTTTGCTAAATGGCCTGTGATGTTCAAATCCCTTTTATCTTCTTGAGTTGACAGACGATGAGAAAAGAAAACAACTTGATTGGAAACTAAGATTACGCATTATCAATGGAATAGCAAGAGGCCTTCTATATCTTCATGAGGACTCTCGACTCAGAGTAATTCATAGAGATCTCAAAGCTAGCAATGTTCTATTAGACCATGACATGAATCCCAAAATATCAGATTTTGGATTAGCAAGAGCATTTGAAATTGGACAAAACCAAGGAAATACAAAGCGAGTAATGGGCACTTAGTGAGTTTTACTTATGCAAAACATATCTTATAAATAGGACTTGTGAATGCATAGTTCAGAGTTTAATGATTGAAAAAATGAAATTCCTTGTTATATACTTGAACaagaaaaattaagaaagctCTATTCTTTTGAATTAGTGGATACATGGCTCCTGAGTACGCTATGCAAGGATTGTTTTCAGTGAAATCTGATGTTTTCAGCTTTGGAGTTCTAGTTCTAGAAACCATTTGTGGGAGAAAGAACAACGGATTCTATCTCTCAAAACATGGTCAAACTCTTCTTTTATATGTGAGTCATCCCTTTGGTCTGATTAACCAAATATCAACAATACTAGCTAACTGAAGTATGACAGTATTATTCACAAATTAATGAGGGAGAATGTTTGGAATTTATGGATCCAATGCTGGAAAAATCCTTCAAAGGCAGTGAAGTTGAGAAGTGCATACACATTGCTTTGTTGTGTGTTCAAGAAAATGCAACATACAGACCAACCATGTCAGATGTTGTTGTTATGCTAGGGAGTGACAACATGACGCTTCCAAAACCCAAGCACCCAGCATTTTTAGTTGGAAGAAAGGTGTCAGAGGAAGTACCAAAATCAGAAAGTTCCAAGAATCTTTATAGTTCTGATGTAACAATCTCTATTACTTTACCGAGGTAATATGTAGTTACAAAAAGAATTTGTCTCTTCAAAAGTGACATATTAAAGTTGTATTTaccataaatataaatttaagtatCACACGGATCATTGTTATCAATGATTGAAATTTACTCATGTAGTTTGTTATTTGGACATGTAACACTACTACAGATAAGAATATTCTATAATTATTCAGcctcttttattatatatatcaaTACTATGGGATATTTTCATAGTAGCACTCTTTTATTGTTGAACTATATGATGTGTAGTCACATCAATTGGTGTGACGTGAATCTGTTTTCAAAATTCTGATAATTTGTATGTGTCCAATAGGTTCAATGTGTGTTCCAATAAACGCTCTCTCTGTATGTTTGGTGAATGTGTTTATCCTGGATATATGGTTCAATAATGTTCTTTTAACTATGTAACTATATCATGTATTAGATCCTTTAAACTCTCTTTGTTACTGATTTCAGGTTATACAAATTTCTACTGCTGAATTATTATGAGAACCTATATTTTACTCTCCCTCCCGCCTCTGCTAAGCCCCTCCTAGTCTTTATTAGCAGTTTCATGAGGTGAACCACTTTCCACACTAAGATGCATTCCCAGTTCTCCTAATATACCATCAAAAACCTCAAACAAACTCTCTTTCCGACCTTGAGCTATAAGTTGTTATtgcaaagtggactttaagtctaactcaaccctataaaaccggctcatgaggttgaggtttgcacccacttatgtacaatgaaaggctctaatccctagtcgatgtgggatctccaacagttGTGACAATTCTTCCTAAACTTTATTGAAGACTTCTTGCTACCATGTATGTCCAGTTGTTTAGTCTTGTGTCTGAGTTATCTGTTACTTTATGAGATGATGAATCtaattataagttttttaaCTGGTTAAAAAGTTTTTGCAACTAGTTTTTAACTGATATTTGAAAAGTTGTAGTTTTTGAATCcgtcatttttaaaaatgattgatTAAAAACACTTACAGATTTTTAGCTTTTTATCTGTTGTCATATGTTGAAAACTATATTTGAATATGTTACATCTCGGAGAGTTTTTAGTTTGTATTATTAGCATGTGAGAAAAACCTTAATTAGACTAGTTATTTTACTTTAAGTAAAATCAACAGATTAACTCGTGTTTTTCAACAAGTTGGTTGAGTTTTCTAACTTTACCCTTTTTAACTGATCTGCTCTTTTAACCCTAATCTCTTTTAACTTCCTATAAATAAGGACTCTTGTTTTAGAAAATGGTTACATACACGTTTGCAAAACAATACTCTCTCTCTGAAAAAGTGTTTTAGCATATCTGATCTTacaagtttttgaaaaatattgtgGTTCTTTGAAGTTGTTGGAGACTTATTTTCATCATCTTGCTAACTGAAAGTTTTTTTACAGTGATCTAATAGATGACAGTTTCCAATAGACGTCCATTTTCCTTGTTAACCATCATCCTCATGTTGAATTGATTTTCAAAAGTGACACCACCATTTTATAAGACGATAAAAGAGCATAAAATTGTCATTTACAAATTTCAAATCAAACAGAAACAGTGTTTTTGCAGTAATGATAACATTTGACTAGAAACAATGTATTTGCTTTAGACTAATGGGTTTCTGTTGTTATATATATGAAGACGAATGAAGAAGCATGAAAGAAGAATATCTTATCCTTATCCAACAAATATCTTCCTCTTCTGAGGGAAAGTACTTGAgcacaattatttattttcagtcatttaactttttcttaataaaataatattttaaaaatcaaattattaaaaacattatgtttcaaaaaaaaaatgatgaactAAACATTTAACAGaccaaaaatattttgtttcataAAACATTTAGTAATTCTTACAAAACTATTACATTGTTTCGAGTTTACGGTTTTATTTATTTCGTTTTCTGATAGAGAATTGATAAACtaacatattattttattacactgttttacaattttaaataagaataataataataataagataataAGAACTGTTTCATCACTAATATACTCATGTTTCTAGGATTTAAGAATGAAAGATAAACAGAGTTTCAATCATTGAACCACCTAAATCACTTCAGTCCCTAAtaaaatcttttttatttttccctGTCCTTCCTTTCATAGAGAGCATAACAAATAAGAAAATTCCAATTTGTGTTCCTCACAAATTCTTATGGACAATATCTGCTCAGTGAC
Encoded here:
- the LOC137829269 gene encoding cysteine-rich receptor-like protein kinase 10 isoform X2, with the protein product MHAPWFLTVRSMCFGFLLCLSFSCLSYTQAQTPIYQGSYCQNSTQESLTTAYQTNLERILSWMSSDAATSKGYNYTSIGNSSTVYGLYNCRGNVVGYFCQFCVSNAAREVRQHCPNRVSATVMYDFCILRYSNENFFGKILTYPTWHAVGTKNIYNKEETKKGEDFMRGLIRKATVETNKLYYMDGFNLSFTQERYGFVQCSRDLTNGGCRECLEAMLAEVPKFYEQKLGWSIWSGTCMIKYDDYMFYLPETDKDGVNKRSKILIISFSVMGSITLLCLGVYFFWNRRRVLQSTDNFSEASKLGEGGFGSVYKGILPDGRQIAVKRLSKFSGQGSEEFNNEVMSIAKLQHRNLVRLFGCCLEENEKILVYEYMPNASLYFHLFDDEKRKQLDWKLRLRIINGIARGLLYLHEDSRLRVIHRDLKASNVLLDHDMNPKISDFGLARAFEIGQNQGNTKRVMGTYGYMAPEYAMQGLFSVKSDVFSFGVLVLETICGRKNNGFYLSKHGQTLLLYVSHPFGLINQISTILAN
- the LOC137829269 gene encoding cysteine-rich receptor-like protein kinase 10 isoform X1; translation: MHAPWFLTVRSMCFGFLLCLSFSCLSYTQAQTPIYQGSYCQNSTQESLTTAYQTNLERILSWMSSDAATSKGYNYTSIGNSSTVYGLYNCRGNVVGYFCQFCVSNAAREVRQHCPNRVSATVMYDFCILRYSNENFFGKILTYPTWHAVGTKNIYNKEETKKGEDFMRGLIRKATVETNKLYYMDGFNLSFTQERYGFVQCSRDLTNGGCRECLEAMLAEVPKFYEQKLGWSIWSGTCMIKYDDYMFYLPETDKDGVNKRSKILIISFSVMGSITLLCLGVYFFWNRRRDGIRLSSFHKIQTEETLNTDLPIIPLITVLQSTDNFSEASKLGEGGFGSVYKGILPDGRQIAVKRLSKFSGQGSEEFNNEVMSIAKLQHRNLVRLFGCCLEENEKILVYEYMPNASLYFHLFDDEKRKQLDWKLRLRIINGIARGLLYLHEDSRLRVIHRDLKASNVLLDHDMNPKISDFGLARAFEIGQNQGNTKRVMGTYGYMAPEYAMQGLFSVKSDVFSFGVLVLETICGRKNNGFYLSKHGQTLLLYVSHPFGLINQISTILAN